The sequence below is a genomic window from Perca fluviatilis chromosome 13, GENO_Pfluv_1.0, whole genome shotgun sequence.
CAGGTAAAAGTGAAATTTAATTTCTAGTGTTTTCTTGAGCATTTatgactctttttcttttctttttttttttatgcctttgacactttttaaacgttttgctttaaattcatggtcaataaacctaatttaaatgacattatacctagtTTTTGAGTTAAATaggcagaaattatgaattattttgactaatagttaagatcaaaggatgttgagtgaatcacagactggtttatgtcaaacaGTATCATATCAGTTTGATATCAAACTGGTTAGAACATTTTTACACCAGCCCAAACCTAGCATGAAACTGAGCAGAGCCTCTACCTCTCTAAATGGGGCAGCGAGTTATCTTACCTTCCAGCTCGGAGCTTTTCTCAGACGGACCGGCACAGCTTTTACAGCCGGAGCACAGTGGAGGCATGAGGTATTTTAGGGGTATCATTAagatttatattaataaatgtctgtctgtgtttcagatTTACCTCCAGACGTTCTGGAAGTGATTATTGgtgaagaggagcagcaggagttggtggttaaagaagaggttcctcctgagcagcaggagtgtagctccagtgtggaccagcaggagccagagcccccccaacacattaaagaggaacaggaggaactgtggagcagtcaggagggagagcagcttcaagggctggaggaggctgatatcatcaagttcccattcactcctgtccctgtgaagagtgaagatgatgaagaggaagctcagtcctcacagcttcatcagagacaaactcaagACATGGAAACAGAAGGTAATTGTGACGTTTTGAAGGAGAGCGGAGAACCTCTGTCAGGTTTGATAAGTCATGTTACTCTGTGTTGATTTGATCACACAGCAAACGTTAACGCTTATAGACAAATAATCAGTGCAACTTCTGttatctgagccagtggaagcatgtagatgttaaacagaagAGGCACTCCGCATTTCATATTTGTCCGctgtaggaaaaaaagcgaccgattctactctgGCTCAGAAggccagagtcttttaagaaccaccggtcactttcccctttacttattgtgttcgttgaaaggcagaccaagaaatgaatactcaggattcgttcagttaaactataacaatctttagtaaaatgatattgcaaacagatctttcatatgcatatggatcagccgctccttcgagactttctctccctaaccaccaacaaagtctttccgggtctgaccccggaccttccttttcccttttcttttattcatcttcaggttcctccttccGCCATTGCGTGTGGGCTGCCACTTggttggatatcactcagactttctgtctccgagaagatagagcagttgcgcgctagagattgtctgttcctttaagagattttattaggtgcattctgttccaattgtttattaaacaaatgaggagcacttttgctccactaaatttgaacccgtcttatcttacacatgccagacaggaggagacagcgaagccatcccaggctacaggacattcttattctgaacccaatatatttctacaccGCTCAGATGTTTATCTATAGACCCAAAGTAGTCCCTGTTCTTTAAGGTCAGGTTTGGATTCAAACCAGACCAGAAAATTAAATAAGAATTAAAAAACGTGTTGGGCTGAAAATTAGAATGCAGAAACGTAAAGAGATTTGAAAAGAGACTGTACTGTTGatgctgtctctctgtgtctgtgttaacGTCTCTCTCTGTGGGTTTccctgtttcctgcagatgttgagcagctgttggtggttaaagaagaggttccccctgagcagcaggagtgtagctccagtgtagaccagcaggagccagagcccctcccacacattaaagaggaacaggaggaactgtggagcagtcaggagggagagcagcttcaagggctggaggaggctgatatcatcaagttcccattcactcctgtccctgtgaagagtgaagatgatgatgaggaagctcagtcctcacagcttcatcagagacaaactcaacacatggaaacagaagcttatggagaggactgtggtgGACCGGAACCAGCCAGaaactcacatccacttttacaaccaaaGACTGAAGACCAGAATGGAGACTCtactgaacctgagactgatgacactGCTGATTGGAAGAAGACCAGAGAAGCTCAGTCAgatttaaactctctgaaacatgattcaacgtgtaagaaaacattcagctgctttGAGTGTGGTAAAAGATTTGATCGCAAGTCAAATCTCaagaaacacatgagaatccacacaggagaaaagcaTTTCAGCTGCTCTCAGTGTGATAAAACTTTCACCGAAAGTGGAAAACTGAAGAACCACATAAGAATAcatacaggagaaaaacctttcagctgctctgagtgtggtagATCTTTCACTGAACGTGGACACCTGAAcagacacatgagaatccacacaggagaaaaacctttcagttGCTCAGTTTGTAAGAATTTTTTTACACAGAGTGGAAATGTATCCACTCTGTGTATAAACATcttgaaacatgattcaagatgtaagaaaaGATTCAGCTGCTCTGAATGTGGGAACAGATTTGCCACCAAGCCACacctgaagagacacatgagaactcacacaggagaaaaacctttcagctgctctgagtgtgataAAGCTTTCGCTGAAAGTGGAAccctgaagagacacatgatgagtcacacaggagaaaaacctttcagctgctctgagtgtggtagAGCTTTCTCTGAAAGTGGAAccctgaagagacacatgatgaGTCACACAggtgaaaaacctttcagctgctcagtctgtaacaAATCTTTTACAGATAGAGGAAGTTTACGGTCACACATggcagtccacacaggagagaaaagattcagctgcagtgtttgtaacaaaagatttgcctggCGTTCTCGTGTCAAAgcacataaatgtgttggtcagATGGAGACaaaagctgatggagaggagtGTGGAGCATCAGAAAGCTATCTTTAGTTTAAACAAGGGAGATGTGATGGAGGTAGCATAGGGAAGTTAGCCTAGCAAGGTGTTTCCTGTCAGGGAGAGGAGGAGTTTTCTCTTTGGAGCAAAGCTGAGATGGACATATTATGATCTGTATGAAACCATAAAAACTCACTTGTGCATTGCTATGTTCCAAGATAATATGATCAGTGACACCAAAATGATTACGGTCTTTTGACACGTATAGTGTCTCCTATGCCACTAATTAGGCCATGGTAAAGCTAACGAAGTAAAGAAATATAATGGTTTGATATCACCGGTGTGGTACACCAGGACATGCTGAGTACCCTCCAGGATGAAATAAAGTGAAATCATTTGAAGTAAACCATCTGTTGACTAGCATGTACGTTAGTAGTTATTGTCTGGGTCACAACGACCTAGGTGTACTTAAGAAAAGGAAGATGAGAGGACTGTTAGAAGTAAAGATATCACCAGTTCAGGTCCATCTAAAGATGTAACATGAGGTAACTGTGGGCGTGAATGTGTCCAACTGACACCGCCCAAAACGCTGTATAAGAAGAGAGTCATATGAAACTTAGATTCAGTTGTCTATTCGACTGACTATTGCCGGTGGTCAGTTGATGTGTCTGAGGAAGCTCGGtttgtttgttaaaatgtaacaaataaatCTGCATGGAGTGAATATCAACAGTCTCTGGAGTCATCATGGTGTCCTcgcatagaaataaaatggatagaaaggctaTTGGACTGTTTGCCATGGTCATTTGATGGGTACACAACAAAATGGTGATTGTTAGTTGTCCAGTGACAATATGTGGGGCTGTAAACTACCTGCcataaatcattctgtgacATCGCGGGAAAAATTTAACCTAAGCAACGCCACTAATAAAAACTACctaaaaatagcgttcttttcactgttagtctcgtttgctgttacagctCATTTAAGATCATattatgaaaaatgacagttacAGAAACACTAAAAAGTTACTTATAGTCACTTTAATTACCTACTGCGCCACTTTGTGCTCAACAGCACAGTTGCATTATTTCACCACAAGAGGGCCCTAATATGTCAGTCAACAGCCTTTCCAACAGTTTTTGACTGACCAACCAGTATTTCTTTATAACAATCACAATCCAGGTGATAAGATACAGTTCCGCAACATttttctgtttcctgcagatgttgagcagctgttggtggttaaagaagaggttccccctgagcagcaggagtgtagctccagtgtggaccagcaggagccagagccccccccccacacattaaagaggaacaggaggaactgtggagcagtcaggagggagagcagcttcaagggctggaggaggctgatatcaccaagttcccattcactcctgtccctgtgaagagtgaagatgatgaagaggaagctcagtcctcacagcttcatcagagacaaactcaacacatggaaacagaagctgatggagaggactgtggtggaccagaaccagccaggaactcacatccacttttacaaccagagactgaagaccagactggagactcttctgatcctgagactgatgacagtgctgattggaaggagaccagagaacctcagtcagctttaaactctctgaaacatgattcaagatgtaagaaaaTATTCAGCTGCTCTGAATGTGGGAACAGATTTGCCACCAAGCCACacctgaagagacacatgagaactcacacaggagaaaaacctttcagctgctctgagtgtgataAAGCTTTCGCTGAAAGTGGAAccctgaagagacacatgatgagtcacacaggagaaaaacctttcagctgctcaatctgtaagaaatcttttacagcGAGAGGAAGTTTACGGTCACACATggcagtccacacaggagagaaaagattcagctgcagtgtttgtaacaaaagatttgcctggCGTTCTCATGTCAAAAGACATAAATGTGTTGATccgatggaaacagaagctgatggagaggactgtggaggaccagaaagCTATCTTtagtttaaaacttttcatGGATCACTGTACCGTGGACGGCACACTTTTTGGCTGTGGTGTCACTGTAATGTCGCTGTAACCTCCACTCAttagcgtttttataactttaaagcattaaatcttcaaaatatacagccatgcgacacaccaattgaaagcttagcctctcaTGATTCAATTAAGCCCACACAGAAAGCAtaagatgatttatagcagttacacaactgttacaaagtaaggccggttacacactgcaagcgtctcgcgagcgtggcgtttctgttgcgtctcacccggtgtcagctgcgtggatgtttctgtgtcctacacaccagaagcgtgtctgacgcggcgctgctcctgctgctaggtacagggagggctgatctcgggacatagcgccgacagattcaaactcttagaaatgggtaagtgggttgtctgtgtagctgtaaagagcctatacagcctatctgatgttggaccgtcactcacactacgttgttatcgtagcctatcctaccctttatatatcgtagcctatcctaccctttatatatcgtagcctatcctacccttcatatatcgtagcctatcctaccctttatatatcgtagcctactgatttgacatttgacaacgtcggcagtattgactgcaaaatatgttacagaatatttcgttctctATGACCGAtgcaacatttgaaaatattgtCTCTGaaattttttattacatttatatctacattgatgtcaaacatcaagatgtcatttattaatgcattcgtgtctaaatgacatataaacatattttcctattctattttgcctggaaacgcttccaacacgctcgcgtctaacgtgaaaaataggcgtcggttctatttctagcaggcacgcgtctcaTGCCGGtatgtaagctctaacctgttgggagctgaaatataaacggacacgccacgcggcTGACACGCTTGCGCGACCCGTggagtgtgtaaccggcctaacagaaaataaaacaattcagctgTAAACTGCCCAGCTGGTGTCTACAGTCGAGAGGGCATGCATACCCTTTTTCCTTGTCCTTTCAGCCAAAAAGGGGTATTTTGCCCAAAACTTGtttttcataaatccccaagagtccaaggaaatgtaatatccaagccgTTATatccaaaacgatctgttcgcctcacaatgttgaagtttctggccgaatcacaacggaaaaaacGCAAAACagtttttcatttccacatttctatCACCGCTCACTTCTCTCCCCAGGTTTCTACATCCTCGATGTGGGCGTCACTGTACTCTCTAGGGCCTAAGGTTTCCATAGATACCTGGTATGAGCGAATCCGTCCAGGTTTGCCTGTGATATCCCCAATGGAAAGCGAGGATGCCTCTGACACCATGTCAGGCCCACGTGCAGACGATCGACATTTGCTCAGACCAGTTAGATATAAATGCTACAAGACCCGTCTACCTTTTTAGCGAATGAGCAGACAATTCGATTGATACCCAATTTGACCCTGTCAGTAAGGCCTCAGAATCACCCTGACACTTGTAACAAAAAAttgagggctagatttactaacactagcgcagtttgcgctgcgtccgtttatgtgagttcggtaatagcacacgctatgcttccacagtttgcgtagtatttatcaaccctgacacccatcaggcaatcagcgtctttctccgcccaccataccgtaaattgcgctgtagcaaagcggtacttgtgctatgatacggctgggTGCAGACtgagatattcccactgctgatgctatgactgtttgaaatgatcctgatgccaatatttgtaatgtagcgaggagtttaacaactgctggaatgggatgtgaacgctgagtgggagattcaatttcatctttgatttcttccagtaactctaatattgcatggctgcttggtctgtaacgctaaatgatgttgtgttcactgacaaagtgtgattcttgtgtttaaaaatattttcagcctcgcctatgtcttcgtcttgctcaaattactggtgccatttcaccagcggcataaaggtctacgaggaaactcgactgcggctggtttagacctgcttttaagaggcggagaatttccccgcagaatagaggcgcgctcttactgacagtctttgtaaataccacgaattatataattaggggcgcactggcttatcctcccacctttttgggaggaactcccactttccccacgaccctcccacgaacgcatattgaaagcgcaacttgtctcttctcgctcatgtggcagacaatctgccattttacccaagtgcgccctgtttgtaaatagcccgcatcggttacgtccgtctttgcgaccaattaacgcctggaaacaggcgcaaacggcttgataaatctagccctgagtgtttcctttccaatgatgtcaggcacaccccagagtgtcaaagtatatgggagctgtaccacttttaatttgggtatgacAACCAAAAAGCATGAAATTTCAAGCGTTTCTTAAGAGTACAAGGCAGATGTGATGGAGGTAGCATAGGGAAGTTAGCCTAGCAAGGTGTTTCCTGTCAGAGAGCGGAGGAGTTTTCTCTTTGAAGCAAAGCTGAGATGGACATATTATGATCtgtataaaactataaaaactcACTTGTGCATTGCTATGTTCCAAGGTAATATGATGCGTGATACCAAAATGTGTATTGTCTCCTATGCCACTAATTAGGCCATGGTAAAGCTAATAAACTAAAGAAATATAATGGTTTAATATGACCGGTGTAGTACACAAAGACATGCTGAGTACCCTCCAGGATGAAATAAAGTGAAATCATTTGAAGTACACCATGCGTTGACTAGCATGTACATTAGTAGTTATTGGCTGGGTCACGACGACCTAGGTGTACCTAAGAATAGGAAGAAGAGAGTACTGTTAGAAGTAAAGATATCACCAGTTCAGATCCATGAAGACATCCAGGAGAGCCAGGAGAGCCTCCTGACGCAGCTCAGGTGACGTTGCCGGAGGGAATAAGGAGGAACAGTTAGACCCAGCGCCAACGGGTCAGCAGACCTATAATTTTAGACCCAttggcagtgggtcagcagaccgctaacattagacccagcagcagtgggttgCTGCATCGTGACTGGAGAAGGAATCTTGCGCACCCGCCCAAGAAGCGTGGTAAACGGAGGAGGCGAGGGACTAGAGCGGGCCTCCAGGTTAAACATCGCCGCTTATGGAAACATCACCATGCTGGAAACTGGATGGACTGTCTGCTCTTGGATCGTAACCTTATATCTCTCTACCAACCAGGCGTTGCCTGGTCACGGAGCCCCGCCAGATCATCCTACCTGCGGGCAGTGTTTCCGGATGCGCCCGGTGGATTGCTGAACAGGGATCCACCTCCCCTACACTTTGGCCGGGATCGTCTTGGCTTGCCTAC
It includes:
- the LOC120571056 gene encoding gastrula zinc finger protein XlCGF8.2DB-like, which codes for METEAYGEDCGGPEPARNSHPLLQPKTEDQNGDSTEPETDDTADWKKTREAQSDLNSLKHDSTCKKTFSCFECGKRFDRKSNLKKHMRIHTGEKHFSCSQCDKTFTESGKLKNHIRIHTGEKPFSCSECGRSFTERGHLNRHMRIHTGEKPFSCSVCKNFFTQSGNVSTLCINILKHDSRCKKRFSCSECGNRFATKPHLKRHMRTHTGEKPFSCSECDKAFAESGTLKRHMMSHTGEKPFSCSECGRAFSESGTLKRHMMSHTDVEQLLVVKEEVPPEQQ